A window from Actinomycetota bacterium encodes these proteins:
- a CDS encoding type II toxin-antitoxin system RelE/ParE family toxin: MSDEKPLVWMHGEVKTPPLSRQARIETGVLLRRLQRGESLGLPHARPMPDVGRRCHELRVNDANATWRIIYRIDKDAIVIADVFSKKTAKTPSAVLETCRRRLRAYDAASRGRET; this comes from the coding sequence GTGAGCGATGAAAAGCCGCTGGTGTGGATGCACGGCGAGGTCAAGACGCCTCCGCTGTCTCGGCAAGCGCGGATCGAGACGGGTGTCTTGTTGCGTCGTCTCCAGCGGGGTGAGTCGCTCGGCCTTCCGCACGCGCGGCCGATGCCGGATGTTGGTCGCCGCTGCCACGAGTTGCGGGTGAACGATGCGAACGCAACGTGGAGGATCATCTACCGGATTGACAAGGACGCCATCGTGATAGCGGATGTGTTCAGCAAGAAGACGGCGAAGACGCCTTCGGCGGTCCTCGAGACCTGCCGACGTCGGCTTCGGGCGTACGACGCAGCGAGCAGGGGCAGGGAGACGTGA
- a CDS encoding DUF4160 domain-containing protein, which produces MRSAGSLLRTPPNSAPTARLSLGNLLAGTMSRTARRLVKEWAIAHTEELEADWERARLGEPLERIEPLE; this is translated from the coding sequence GTGAGGTCGGCCGGGTCATTGCTTCGCACGCCGCCTAACTCGGCGCCGACCGCTCGGCTGAGCCTCGGAAACCTGCTCGCAGGGACGATGTCCAGGACGGCGCGAAGGCTGGTGAAGGAGTGGGCCATCGCGCACACTGAGGAGTTAGAGGCTGACTGGGAACGCGCGCGTCTTGGCGAACCCCTGGAGCGAATCGAACCGCTGGAATAG
- a CDS encoding helix-turn-helix domain-containing protein — MQASKRKKVEAVGWRVGDAAGFLELSPEEVAFVELKLALADHLRKIRNRRRWTQSMVAKLLDSSQSRVAKMEAADPSVSIDLLVRALLTLGATRSEVGRVIASHAA, encoded by the coding sequence ATGCAAGCGAGCAAGAGGAAGAAGGTTGAGGCGGTCGGGTGGCGAGTCGGAGACGCGGCAGGCTTCTTGGAACTCAGTCCGGAAGAGGTCGCGTTCGTGGAGCTCAAGCTCGCGCTTGCCGACCACCTGCGCAAGATCAGGAACCGGCGCCGATGGACGCAATCAATGGTTGCCAAGCTCCTCGACTCAAGCCAATCGCGCGTCGCGAAGATGGAGGCGGCCGATCCGTCCGTCTCGATCGATCTGCTCGTGCGCGCTCTCTTGACACTCGGAGCAACGCGAAGTGAGGTCGGCCGGGTCATTGCTTCGCACGCCGCCTAA
- a CDS encoding DUF2442 domain-containing protein — translation MDLPLVTKAEYRGEYKINLAFNDGTEAVVDFSDWLDGPVFQPVRDQDFFKRFFIEAGAIVWPNGADIAPEALHERAKSIAAA, via the coding sequence GTGGATCTTCCACTCGTAACGAAAGCTGAATACCGGGGTGAGTACAAGATCAACCTCGCCTTCAACGATGGGACGGAAGCCGTGGTCGACTTTTCGGACTGGCTCGACGGGCCTGTCTTCCAACCGGTAAGGGATCAGGACTTCTTCAAGCGCTTCTTCATCGAGGCTGGGGCGATCGTCTGGCCGAATGGCGCCGACATTGCACCGGAGGCTCTGCATGAGCGCGCGAAGTCGATCGCCGCGGCATAG